The following are encoded together in the Schistocerca americana isolate TAMUIC-IGC-003095 chromosome 6, iqSchAmer2.1, whole genome shotgun sequence genome:
- the LOC124620216 gene encoding apelin receptor B-like — protein sequence MPPRRNQTAVRGLGAEGQMRDDYYEDYYDYDYEEAVLRYNWVELLPALVVYTLTLLIGLAGNSLIIFTVCRYRKLKNATNVFLASLASADLLLVTVCVPVKHWWPMLAVPAVALMFLSWHTS from the exons ATGCCTCCGAGAAGGAACCAGACCGCTGTGCGCGGCTTGGGCGCTGAGGGTCAGATGCGGGACGACTACTACGAAGACTACTACGATTACGACTACGAGGAGGCGGTGTTGCGCTACAACTGGGTCGAGCTGCTGCCCGCGCTCGTCGTCTACACGCTGACGCTGCTGATCGGACTGGCGGGCAACTCGCTCATCATCTTCACAGTGTGCCGCTACCGCAAGCTGAAGAACGCCACCAACGTCTTCCTGGCCAGTCTCGCCTCCGCTGACCTGCTGCTGGTCACCGTTTGCGTGCCAGTCAAG CACTGGTGGCCGATGCTTGCTGTGCCTGCTGTCGCGCTTATGTTTTTGTCATGGCATACGTCGTAA